From a single Bacillus gobiensis genomic region:
- the glnA gene encoding type I glutamate--ammonia ligase: MAQITLEQVGQVEQIQSTIKEKNVELLHLQFVDIEGILKNITITTDQLDDAVEGKIMLDGSSIKGFSPINKSDCYLLPDLNTFAVMPWTETEGYAEARFLCSVTNTDGTLFEGDTRNVLKKTVARAAEKGYTISVGPELEFFLFKTDEKGYPTTELGDLGGYFEPSPKDLGEKVRVEIFKTLKAMGFTIEALHHEVAEGQHEISFKYADALGAADLAITYKWVVKTIAAQFGLHASFMPKPVFGINGSGMHVNMSFFKDGENLFFDESDELQLSNEAYSFIAGLLENMKGFVAITNPLVNSYKRLVPGYEAPCYLAWSASNRSALIRIPAARGMGTRVELRCPDPSSNPYLTFAVIASAGLDGVEKGLQAPAPINEDIFHMTDARRKELGIDSLPAGLEAAIAELEAGEIGLKTLGEHVFNEYVAAKKAEWDDYRTTVHDWEIKNYQYKF, translated from the coding sequence ATGGCTCAAATTACGTTAGAACAAGTAGGACAAGTAGAACAAATTCAGAGTACAATTAAAGAAAAAAATGTAGAACTATTACATCTTCAATTTGTTGACATTGAAGGCATCTTAAAAAATATTACGATCACTACAGATCAATTAGACGATGCTGTAGAGGGTAAAATCATGTTAGATGGTTCATCTATTAAAGGTTTTTCCCCTATTAATAAATCGGATTGTTACTTATTACCTGATTTAAATACGTTCGCAGTGATGCCTTGGACTGAAACAGAAGGTTATGCAGAAGCACGTTTCCTTTGCTCTGTTACAAATACGGATGGAACATTGTTTGAGGGCGATACACGTAACGTTCTTAAGAAAACAGTTGCACGTGCTGCTGAAAAAGGCTATACCATTTCTGTTGGTCCCGAATTAGAATTTTTCTTATTCAAAACAGATGAAAAAGGATATCCAACTACAGAACTAGGTGATTTAGGCGGATACTTTGAGCCGTCTCCAAAAGATTTAGGAGAAAAAGTTCGAGTTGAAATTTTCAAAACATTAAAAGCAATGGGATTCACAATTGAAGCTCTTCACCATGAAGTTGCAGAAGGACAACATGAAATTAGCTTTAAATATGCTGACGCTTTAGGTGCAGCAGATTTAGCAATAACATACAAATGGGTTGTTAAAACAATTGCAGCTCAGTTTGGATTGCATGCATCATTTATGCCGAAACCAGTTTTTGGAATCAACGGCTCAGGAATGCATGTTAACATGTCATTCTTTAAAGATGGAGAAAATCTATTCTTTGATGAGTCTGATGAATTACAACTTTCAAATGAAGCATATTCATTTATTGCTGGATTATTAGAGAATATGAAAGGTTTTGTTGCGATTACAAACCCTCTAGTAAACTCTTACAAACGTTTGGTACCAGGTTATGAAGCTCCTTGCTACCTTGCTTGGTCTGCTTCAAACCGTTCAGCGTTAATTCGTATTCCTGCAGCACGTGGAATGGGTACGCGTGTTGAGTTACGTTGTCCAGATCCTTCTTCTAATCCATATTTAACTTTTGCAGTCATTGCTTCTGCAGGTTTAGATGGTGTAGAAAAAGGATTACAAGCACCCGCTCCAATCAACGAGGATATCTTCCATATGACAGATGCACGTCGAAAAGAGCTTGGAATTGACAGTTTACCGGCTGGATTAGAAGCAGCAATTGCTGAATTGGAAGCTGGAGAAATTGGTCTTAAAACGCTTGGAGAACATGTATTCAATGAATATGTAGCTGCGAAAAAAGCAGAGTGGGACGACTACCGCACAACTGTTCATGATTGGGAAATTAAAAACTATCAATATAAATTCTAA
- a CDS encoding antitoxin VbhA family protein, which yields MSNQNQLEKAVRSAKASLAVEGLYVTAEEEALILEHLEGKITEEEFHKRALELINK from the coding sequence ATGAGCAACCAAAATCAATTAGAAAAAGCTGTCCGCAGCGCTAAAGCTTCACTTGCCGTTGAAGGGCTTTATGTAACAGCCGAAGAAGAAGCTCTTATTCTAGAACATCTAGAAGGCAAAATTACAGAAGAAGAATTTCATAAACGAGCGTTAGAGCTAATCAATAAGTAA
- a CDS encoding DUF6119 family protein: MELSIYKQVTTREDFIKFLREKEMRRIGESKTYTSRIVVNEEEKVEQVIIDFFFKLDSEETVEIEWANYWSGFFGDASKKTKTVESAFGMIILELDNNLYAISLGRGHSYANNFADMDFGFDIAEIIHDETSIEVKSAKFFKQSKNKSLTQYNTNSYVTSEIGESHELLVSKINIDEKYSGFLLYSYEDKMRFGSAVKLEISDYTPRDIIDIVHELHYICLNEEKSGSLPRMNFLKNNVDNQPMISDLNSMLLDAIKTVVPSVSLSYFMEDDGGILIEPAKEDSVEMIYDRRSYLLDSYSIESIGQKLNEIDCIDVSRVSIRPRSDRGSQISLLKILDYSTEYRRKDYCLYKGKWASFNKSYMDFIEREIVKVNECAIFIPGYNLTDKALEKGREIQASDIEEYDQVAYAEYPFNIFLKDEFNFILLDRKKGQHFYKNVEFADLYDVKENALIHVKIGSTPDIRYCIQQSIHSAEIFNTQSDALEVHGIDRVKKVSMLLVLQSENIILEDGTIDFSINKSIYLKIEIIEWLTKMRMLGYIPEILIAKDLRETKSKPKEEIATT, encoded by the coding sequence ATGGAACTAAGTATCTATAAGCAGGTTACTACAAGGGAAGATTTTATTAAATTCTTACGAGAAAAAGAAATGCGTAGAATTGGTGAAAGTAAAACATATACAAGTAGAATTGTGGTAAATGAAGAGGAGAAAGTAGAGCAAGTAATTATTGATTTTTTCTTTAAGTTAGATTCCGAGGAGACAGTTGAAATAGAGTGGGCTAACTATTGGAGTGGTTTTTTTGGGGATGCCTCTAAAAAAACAAAAACTGTTGAATCGGCTTTTGGCATGATTATTCTTGAGTTAGATAATAATTTATATGCTATATCCTTAGGAAGAGGTCATAGCTACGCTAATAACTTTGCTGATATGGATTTTGGCTTCGATATTGCAGAGATAATACATGATGAAACTTCTATTGAAGTTAAATCAGCTAAGTTCTTTAAACAATCAAAGAATAAATCACTTACTCAGTATAATACAAATTCATACGTCACATCAGAAATTGGGGAAAGTCATGAATTGTTAGTAAGTAAGATTAATATTGACGAGAAATATTCTGGTTTCTTGCTATATTCGTATGAGGACAAGATGAGATTTGGTTCAGCTGTAAAACTTGAAATAAGTGATTATACTCCAAGGGATATTATCGATATCGTCCATGAGTTACATTATATATGTTTAAACGAAGAAAAATCAGGAAGCCTACCAAGAATGAATTTCCTGAAAAATAATGTAGACAACCAGCCTATGATTTCTGATTTAAATAGTATGCTATTAGACGCAATTAAGACGGTAGTACCAAGTGTGAGCCTATCATATTTTATGGAAGATGATGGAGGTATATTAATAGAACCAGCAAAAGAAGACAGTGTAGAGATGATTTATGATAGAAGAAGTTATTTACTTGATTCTTATTCAATTGAATCTATTGGTCAGAAACTTAATGAGATTGATTGTATTGATGTATCAAGGGTTTCAATAAGACCAAGGTCTGACAGAGGAAGCCAAATCAGCTTACTTAAAATCTTAGACTATAGTACTGAATATCGCAGAAAAGATTATTGTTTATATAAAGGAAAATGGGCAAGTTTCAATAAGTCTTATATGGATTTTATTGAGCGAGAAATAGTTAAGGTTAATGAGTGTGCAATCTTCATTCCAGGTTATAATCTCACTGATAAAGCCTTAGAAAAAGGAAGGGAGATTCAAGCATCAGATATAGAAGAGTATGACCAAGTTGCATATGCGGAATATCCTTTTAACATTTTCTTAAAGGATGAATTCAATTTTATTTTACTTGATAGAAAGAAGGGGCAACATTTTTATAAAAATGTTGAGTTTGCTGACCTTTATGATGTTAAAGAGAATGCCTTAATTCATGTCAAAATAGGAAGTACTCCTGATATACGTTACTGTATTCAGCAATCGATTCACAGTGCTGAAATATTTAATACCCAAAGTGATGCATTAGAAGTTCATGGTATAGATAGAGTTAAAAAAGTCTCAATGCTTTTAGTGCTACAGTCTGAAAATATTATTCTAGAAGATGGAACAATCGATTTTTCAATTAACAAATCAATTTACCTCAAGATAGAAATCATCGAGTGGTTAACAAAGATGAGGATGTTAGGATATATCCCTGAGATTTTAATTGCCAAGGATTTAAGAGAAACCAAAAGTAAGCCAAAGGAAGAGATTGCTACAACATAA
- the rlmH gene encoding 23S rRNA (pseudouridine(1915)-N(3))-methyltransferase RlmH: MKITIITVGKLKEKYLKQGIDEYIKRLSAYAKVDIIELPDEKAPENLSEQDMRIVKEKEGERILAKINPDDHVIALAIEGKMKTSEEFADTIDKLATYGKSKVSFVIGGSLGLSDEVLKRADEKLSFSKMTFPHQLMRLVLVEQVYRGFRIIRGEPYHK, encoded by the coding sequence ATGAAAATCACCATAATTACCGTAGGAAAACTAAAAGAAAAATACTTGAAACAAGGAATCGATGAATACATCAAACGCCTATCCGCCTATGCAAAGGTGGACATCATTGAACTCCCCGACGAAAAAGCCCCTGAAAACTTAAGCGAACAGGACATGAGAATCGTAAAAGAAAAAGAAGGCGAACGAATCCTCGCCAAAATCAACCCGGACGACCACGTCATCGCCCTCGCTATTGAAGGGAAAATGAAAACCTCAGAGGAATTCGCTGATACGATAGATAAGCTTGCAACTTACGGAAAGAGCAAAGTCAGCTTCGTTATTGGCGGATCTCTCGGCTTGAGTGACGAAGTATTGAAGCGGGCGGATGAGAAGCTGTCGTTTTCTAAAATGACGTTTCCGCATCAGTTGATGAGACTGGTTTTGGTGGAGCAGGTGTATCGTGGGTTTCGGATTATTCGGGGGGAGCCTTATCATAAGTAA
- a CDS encoding YidH family protein — protein MATVESKYIQQHLANERTYLAWIRTAIAIGGVGFLVTNLHFNPASEVSDWADKIVTAIGYLSIVLGIFTLIFSTISYLRKRKQINEQTFESSHVIVVFLTVCMILVFLTFFAYLLLR, from the coding sequence ATGGCAACCGTCGAGTCGAAATACATACAGCAGCATCTTGCAAATGAACGAACTTATCTGGCTTGGATCAGGACGGCGATCGCCATTGGCGGAGTAGGTTTCTTGGTTACGAACCTTCATTTTAACCCTGCTTCTGAAGTGAGTGATTGGGCAGATAAGATCGTTACGGCAATCGGATATTTATCGATCGTCTTAGGAATTTTTACATTAATTTTTTCAACGATCAGCTATCTCCGCAAACGGAAGCAGATCAATGAGCAAACCTTTGAATCCTCGCATGTGATTGTAGTGTTTTTGACTGTTTGCATGATCTTGGTTTTCTTGACCTTTTTTGCTTATTTGTTGCTGCGGTAA
- a CDS encoding glycoside hydrolase family 32 protein, translating into MKKNYRLGAFVTTVTLVAGLFSYPTSSIANDSREVKGLGELPGVQLNTNRHYYNEIYRPQFHFTPEQNWMNDPNGLVYYKGEYHLFYQYNPKGNTWGNMSWGHAVSKDLLHWEHLDVALKPDELGMIFSGSMVVDKHNTSGLFKKGSGGLVAIFTHAGDTQQQSIAYSEDNGRTWKKYKGNPVIKNPGIADFRDPKVFWHEDTKQWVMVVAAGNRIQIYSSSNLKEWEYKSEFGEGMGAHGGVWECPDLFEIPVDGNPNHTKWVLGVDINPGAVAGGSGGQYFIGDFDGKTFKTKQEPKEINWVDYGKDFYASQSWDNMNQRRVWIAWMNNWNYAEKIPTSPWRSAMSIPREVGLKKTDNGEILLTQKPIHEIKKIRDKKFEFKNRKIQSENIKIPKISGQTQEIVAEFELGSADEFGFYVRKGHGEFTKVGYDAKKRELFVDRRKSGRTDFSEDFAGVYTAPLDSEDNKIKMHIFIDRSSVEVFGNDGERVLTNQIFPDPSSDGLEIYSKDGDVKITSLDVYKLGSTWDK; encoded by the coding sequence GTGAAAAAAAATTATCGTTTAGGAGCCTTTGTTACCACTGTGACATTAGTGGCTGGTTTGTTCTCGTACCCAACGAGTTCGATAGCCAATGATTCCAGAGAAGTAAAAGGATTAGGGGAATTACCCGGAGTTCAATTGAATACTAACCGTCATTATTATAATGAGATTTATCGCCCTCAATTCCACTTCACTCCCGAACAGAATTGGATGAATGATCCTAACGGATTGGTTTATTATAAGGGAGAGTATCACCTTTTCTATCAATACAACCCTAAGGGAAACACATGGGGAAATATGAGTTGGGGACATGCTGTTAGTAAGGACCTTTTACATTGGGAACACCTCGATGTGGCTTTGAAACCGGATGAATTAGGGATGATTTTTTCAGGCAGTATGGTTGTAGATAAACATAATACTAGTGGACTCTTTAAAAAAGGTTCAGGCGGATTAGTCGCAATTTTCACTCATGCAGGGGATACGCAGCAACAGAGTATTGCCTATAGTGAGGATAACGGACGGACATGGAAGAAATATAAAGGAAATCCCGTTATTAAAAATCCGGGGATTGCAGATTTTCGTGATCCAAAGGTCTTCTGGCATGAGGATACAAAACAGTGGGTCATGGTCGTAGCAGCTGGTAATCGCATACAAATATATTCATCATCAAATTTGAAGGAATGGGAATATAAGAGTGAATTTGGTGAAGGAATGGGTGCTCATGGAGGTGTCTGGGAATGCCCTGATCTATTTGAAATACCTGTAGACGGTAATCCAAACCATACAAAATGGGTATTGGGCGTAGATATTAACCCAGGTGCAGTTGCAGGTGGTTCTGGTGGACAATATTTTATAGGGGATTTTGATGGGAAAACCTTCAAAACTAAGCAAGAGCCAAAAGAGATTAACTGGGTGGATTATGGAAAGGATTTCTATGCTAGTCAATCTTGGGACAATATGAATCAGCGACGAGTATGGATAGCTTGGATGAATAATTGGAATTATGCTGAAAAAATCCCTACATCTCCTTGGCGCAGTGCTATGTCCATACCGCGAGAAGTGGGGCTAAAAAAGACAGATAATGGTGAGATCCTGCTCACTCAGAAACCAATACATGAGATAAAGAAAATTAGGGATAAAAAATTTGAATTTAAAAACCGTAAGATTCAATCGGAGAATATCAAAATTCCAAAGATAAGTGGACAGACACAGGAGATTGTAGCTGAGTTTGAATTAGGTTCAGCAGATGAGTTTGGCTTTTATGTTCGAAAAGGACACGGGGAGTTCACAAAAGTCGGATATGATGCAAAGAAGAGAGAACTATTTGTTGATCGGAGAAAATCTGGACGAACTGACTTCAGTGAAGACTTCGCCGGTGTTTATACAGCCCCATTAGATTCAGAGGACAATAAAATTAAGATGCATATTTTCATTGATCGTTCTTCCGTTGAAGTTTTTGGAAACGATGGTGAAAGGGTTCTGACCAATCAAATTTTCCCTGACCCTAGTAGTGATGGATTAGAGATCTATTCAAAAGATGGAGATGTTAAGATAACTTCTTTGGATGTATACAAATTAGGTAGCACTTGGGATAAATAG